The Bacteroides acidifaciens genome includes a region encoding these proteins:
- a CDS encoding restriction endonuclease subunit S has translation MVELQKQGVDRGAWKKMTLGDVLSERNERNTNLYQVFSVSVSQGIVNQLDYLGRSFAAKDTSKYNVVHYGDLVYTKSPTGSFPYGIVKQSLNLENVAVSPLYGVYKPKSLAVGVYLHEYFMSEINTHNYLHPLIQKGAKNTINITNQRFLENSVLLPINTNESLLISKMLRSLNDKLKYQQDILQKYQKQKKYLLRQMFI, from the coding sequence ATGGTTGAACTGCAAAAACAAGGAGTAGACAGAGGTGCTTGGAAGAAAATGACTCTTGGTGATGTTCTTTCTGAAAGGAATGAGCGCAACACTAACTTATATCAAGTTTTTTCTGTTTCTGTTAGTCAAGGTATTGTAAATCAACTTGATTACCTTGGGCGTTCATTTGCTGCTAAAGACACATCAAAATATAATGTGGTGCATTATGGTGATTTGGTTTACACCAAAAGTCCCACAGGCTCATTCCCTTATGGCATAGTAAAGCAAAGTCTTAATCTTGAGAATGTTGCTGTTTCACCATTGTACGGTGTTTATAAACCCAAAAGTCTTGCTGTTGGAGTATATCTTCATGAATATTTTATGAGTGAAATAAATACACATAACTATTTGCATCCGCTGATTCAGAAAGGAGCAAAGAACACAATCAACATTACAAATCAACGGTTCTTAGAAAATAGTGTCCTTTTGCCTATAAATACAAATGAGTCACTGCTGATTTCAAAGATGTTACGTTCTTTGAACGACAAGTTGAAATACCAGCAAGACATATTACAAAAATATCAGAAACAGAAGAAGTATCTGCTTCGCCAAATGTTCATATAA
- a CDS encoding restriction endonuclease subunit S, whose translation MRFPEFSGEWEKNNLSKFSSKITKKNKGNFIKNVLCNSANLGIIPQNDYFDRDIANADNTDSYYIIEQGDFVYNPRKSTAAPYGPVNIYNGEKPGIISPLYLCFSVFNISPSFLFYRFKSSVWHPYVYSHGDTGVRYDRVSIKDDVFFDMPIYTPTQNEQEKIATLLSLIDERIATQNKIIEDLKKSKSAISLKMLHSDSWEQFRIKDIAIIGRGRVISSVEISQQKNPTYPVYSSQTSNEGIMGYLDDYMFEGEYISWTTDGANAGTVFYRNGKFNCTNVCGLLKLKKGFDTHFVSLVLAEATKKYVSVSLANPKLMNNTMGNIQIRLPKLEEQKRISIVFRRLHELLATHNSLLTEYSKQKQYLLSQMFI comes from the coding sequence TTGAGATTTCCGGAGTTTAGCGGGGAGTGGGAGAAAAACAATTTATCAAAGTTCTCTTCTAAAATTACGAAGAAGAATAAAGGTAATTTTATCAAAAATGTATTATGTAATTCTGCAAACTTAGGAATTATCCCTCAAAATGATTATTTTGATAGAGATATTGCAAATGCTGATAATACAGATAGCTATTATATTATCGAGCAGGGTGATTTTGTCTATAATCCGAGAAAGTCAACGGCTGCACCTTATGGACCGGTCAATATTTACAATGGAGAGAAACCTGGCATTATTTCCCCATTGTATCTTTGTTTCTCTGTTTTCAACATTTCACCAAGTTTTTTGTTCTACCGATTCAAAAGTTCTGTATGGCATCCTTATGTTTACTCCCATGGTGACACAGGAGTAAGATATGACCGTGTAAGTATCAAAGATGATGTTTTCTTTGATATGCCAATTTATACACCAACACAGAATGAACAAGAAAAAATAGCGACATTATTATCTTTGATAGATGAGCGCATCGCCACCCAAAACAAAATTATTGAGGATTTGAAGAAGTCAAAGTCTGCGATTAGTTTAAAAATGCTCCACTCTGATTCTTGGGAACAATTTAGGATTAAAGATATAGCCATAATAGGACGTGGTAGGGTTATTAGCTCTGTTGAAATTAGTCAACAAAAGAATCCTACATATCCTGTATATTCTTCTCAAACATCAAACGAGGGTATTATGGGCTATCTTGATGATTATATGTTTGAGGGTGAATACATCAGTTGGACAACTGATGGTGCAAATGCAGGAACAGTATTTTATCGTAATGGAAAATTTAATTGCACAAATGTTTGTGGCTTATTAAAACTTAAAAAAGGCTTTGATACTCATTTTGTTTCTTTGGTTTTAGCTGAAGCAACAAAGAAATATGTTTCGGTAAGCTTAGCTAATCCCAAACTAATGAATAATACAATGGGAAATATCCAAATCCGTTTGCCTAAGTTAGAAGAACAAAAAAGAATATCCATTGTTTTCAGAAGATTACATGAACTATTAGCTACACATAATAGTTTACTCACAGAGTATTCAAAACAGAAGCAGTATTTGCTCTCACAGATGTTTATATAA
- a CDS encoding Fic family protein, producing the protein MYIHERDNWTTFRWNATELTALLEEVNRKQGLLYGRLASLGFDSKLKAMAENLTYDVVYSSEIEGIRLNVDEVRSSIARKLGIENVKQTAPSHYIDSVVAVMLDAVNHYDQLLTKEKICAWQTAFFPTGFSEGSQIEVGQYRTNEEHIVSGMFGREKIHYIAPSPERVDEEMAHFLDWFNSQENINSVIRSAIAHFWFVSIHPFEDGNGRLARILSDMLLARADKSEFRFYNISSQINKDKNHYYDILEKAQHSDGDITEWICWYASTLSVALDEAENIVSTILNKSFFWQKASSVPLSQRQTDMLNLFLDGYEAKITSKTWASLAKCSKDTAIRDIQDLVDKEILREDIPGAKRPSYSIIYDPENITVFFSEISIEQQNGNQYIKALYKGKLQVCERILPLDAERFEKGDLPLENLLVKYCSYLRIS; encoded by the coding sequence ATGTATATACACGAAAGAGACAATTGGACTACATTCCGTTGGAATGCGACTGAACTAACGGCACTTCTTGAAGAAGTGAACCGTAAACAGGGTTTGTTGTATGGCAGGCTTGCTTCGCTTGGCTTTGATAGCAAATTGAAAGCGATGGCGGAGAATCTGACATATGATGTAGTTTATTCGTCAGAAATAGAAGGAATACGATTGAATGTAGATGAAGTACGTTCATCCATTGCTCGAAAATTGGGTATAGAAAATGTCAAACAGACAGCACCATCGCACTACATAGATTCTGTTGTGGCAGTCATGCTTGATGCAGTAAATCATTATGATCAGTTATTGACGAAAGAGAAAATTTGTGCATGGCAAACAGCATTCTTCCCGACAGGTTTCAGCGAGGGTTCGCAAATTGAAGTTGGACAATATCGTACAAACGAGGAACATATAGTTTCCGGGATGTTCGGTCGTGAGAAAATACATTATATTGCTCCCTCACCGGAACGCGTGGACGAAGAAATGGCACATTTTCTTGATTGGTTCAACAGTCAGGAAAATATAAATTCAGTTATACGGTCAGCCATTGCACATTTCTGGTTTGTCAGTATTCATCCATTTGAAGATGGTAACGGACGCTTAGCACGCATACTTTCTGATATGTTGTTGGCTCGTGCTGATAAGAGTGAGTTCAGATTTTACAATATCTCCTCGCAAATAAATAAAGATAAAAACCACTATTACGATATTTTAGAAAAGGCTCAACACAGCGATGGTGACATTACAGAATGGATATGCTGGTATGCCAGTACGTTGTCGGTTGCACTTGACGAAGCGGAAAATATCGTCAGTACCATCTTGAACAAAAGTTTCTTTTGGCAAAAGGCTTCTTCTGTACCGCTTAGCCAAAGACAGACCGATATGTTGAACCTGTTCCTTGATGGCTATGAAGCAAAGATAACTTCCAAAACTTGGGCATCATTGGCTAAATGTTCCAAAGACACAGCCATACGGGATATTCAAGATCTTGTAGATAAAGAGATTCTTCGAGAAGATATTCCCGGAGCCAAACGACCGAGCTATTCCATTATATATGACCCAGAAAACATCACTGTCTTTTTTTCTGAAATCAGCATTGAGCAACAAAATGGAAATCAATACATCAAAGCCCTCTATAAAGGCAAGTTACAAGTGTGCGAAAGAATTTTGCCACTTGATGCAGAGCGATTTGAAAAAGGCGACCTTCCATTAGAGAACCTGCTTGTCAAGTATTGCTCATATCTGAGGATAAGCTAA
- a CDS encoding DUF6078 family protein, translating into MKEESDSPSVPYKFARCYNDRCPQAAKCLRYIAAQNETTDYLYISIVNPARYPADGNQCECFKTAVKVHVAWGLKRLLDRIPYEDAVSIRIQLIGHYGKTGYYRFYRGERGLMPKDQAYIKQLFRNKGIKEEPTYQRYTEEYIW; encoded by the coding sequence ATGAAAGAAGAATCCGACAGCCCGTCTGTCCCCTACAAATTCGCCCGTTGTTACAACGACCGATGCCCGCAAGCCGCAAAATGCTTGCGCTACATAGCTGCACAAAATGAAACAACCGATTACCTTTATATCTCCATCGTTAATCCGGCACGTTATCCTGCGGATGGAAACCAATGCGAATGTTTCAAGACTGCCGTCAAAGTTCATGTGGCATGGGGGCTAAAACGGTTGCTCGACAGAATCCCTTATGAAGATGCGGTCAGTATCAGAATACAATTGATAGGACACTATGGGAAAACAGGATATTACAGGTTTTATCGTGGAGAACGGGGACTTATGCCTAAAGACCAAGCCTACATCAAACAATTGTTCCGCAATAAAGGAATCAAAGAAGAACCAACTTACCAACGCTACACAGAAGAGTATATTTGGTAA
- a CDS encoding restriction endonuclease subunit S, translated as MKNEHTESCEINQLLAYEQPTAYIVANNEYSADTTLTPVLTANKGFVLGYTDEDSGIYQKGECIIFDDFTMDAKYVSFPFKVKSSAIKILTAKQNVNLRFMFEYLSHLGLKSEEHKRHYISEIVSLVIELPSKEKQNRIANLMTSLDNKLALEEKAKARYEDKKRYLLSQMFI; from the coding sequence TTGAAAAATGAACATACGGAAAGTTGCGAGATTAATCAACTGTTAGCTTATGAACAGCCTACTGCATATATCGTTGCCAATAATGAATACTCTGCAGATACGACTTTAACTCCAGTTTTAACTGCTAATAAAGGCTTTGTTTTGGGATATACGGACGAGGACTCTGGTATATATCAAAAGGGTGAGTGTATAATCTTTGATGATTTTACAATGGATGCAAAGTATGTGTCATTCCCTTTCAAGGTAAAATCTTCAGCAATAAAGATACTTACAGCAAAACAGAATGTAAATCTTCGGTTTATGTTTGAATATCTATCGCATTTAGGACTTAAATCCGAAGAACACAAAAGACATTATATTTCAGAAATAGTATCACTTGTTATTGAACTACCCTCAAAAGAAAAGCAAAACAGAATTGCCAATCTAATGACTTCATTGGATAATAAATTGGCTCTTGAAGAAAAAGCAAAGGCAAGATATGAGGATAAAAAACGATACTTGCTCTCGCAAATGTTTATATAA
- a CDS encoding BT4734/BF3469 family protein, producing MKITQFRKNEDTIALSVMDLDILVNKIKTEIKSRPVSTFREHLRYTLSDKRCMFADKLPQIVPAAEFRKVNGQKQMKTYNGMVELTVGPLSNKSEIALVKRKACEQPQTRCVFVGSSGKTVKIWTTFTRPDNSLPKTQEEAELFHAHAYRLAVKCYQPQIPFDILPKEPTLEQYSRLSYDPDIIYRPDSVQFYLSQPSSMPEETTFREAVQSEKSPLIRAMPGYDAEMAFLMLFEAALRKAYIDLREAGLELREDTWHPLVVQLAKNCFASGLPQEEVVKRTVFHFYMHKQEALIRQMIGNIYTECKGFGKHISLTKEQQLALRTEEFMKRRYEFRHNTQIGEVEYRERLSFRFRFNPLDKRALNSIALDAQMEGIPLWDRDISRYVYSNRVPVFNPLEDFLYRLPGWDGKDRIRALAATVPCKNPYWTDLFHRWFLNMVSHWKGSDKKYANSVSPLLVGPQGTRKSTFCRSIMPPSERAYYTDSIDFSRKKDAELYLNRFALINIDEFDQVSSTQQGFLKHILQKPVLNVRKPHGSAVLEMRRYASFIATSNQKDLLTDPSGSRRFICIEVTGVIDTNRPIDYEQLYAQAMYELEHGERYWFDREEEKIMVENNREFEQVPPEEQLFFRYFRAAQSEEGEWLSPAEIMEEIQKGSSIPMSVKRVNSFGRILKKQEIPSKHTRSGTLYHVVRLMSR from the coding sequence ATGAAAATCACTCAATTTCGTAAGAACGAAGATACGATAGCGCTCAGCGTAATGGATCTTGATATACTGGTGAATAAGATAAAGACGGAAATAAAATCCCGTCCTGTTTCTACCTTCAGAGAGCATCTGCGATATACCCTTTCCGATAAACGGTGTATGTTTGCCGATAAACTCCCCCAAATAGTTCCCGCCGCCGAATTCCGAAAAGTAAACGGTCAGAAGCAGATGAAAACCTACAATGGTATGGTGGAACTGACTGTCGGTCCTTTATCCAATAAGTCCGAAATCGCTTTAGTGAAACGAAAAGCCTGCGAGCAACCGCAAACTCGTTGTGTTTTCGTAGGTTCAAGTGGCAAAACGGTGAAAATATGGACTACCTTCACCCGACCGGACAACTCCCTTCCCAAAACACAGGAAGAGGCGGAACTGTTCCATGCCCACGCCTATCGGTTGGCTGTGAAGTGTTATCAGCCCCAAATCCCGTTCGATATCCTTCCAAAAGAACCGACTTTGGAACAATATTCACGCTTATCCTACGACCCGGACATTATCTATCGTCCGGATTCGGTTCAGTTTTATCTCTCCCAACCGTCATCCATGCCCGAAGAAACCACTTTCCGCGAAGCGGTTCAGTCGGAAAAATCTCCATTGATCCGTGCCATGCCGGGATATGATGCTGAAATGGCTTTCCTGATGCTTTTCGAGGCTGCCTTGCGCAAAGCATACATCGATCTTAGGGAAGCGGGACTCGAATTGCGCGAAGACACATGGCATCCTTTAGTCGTACAACTGGCTAAAAACTGTTTTGCTTCGGGACTTCCCCAGGAAGAAGTCGTGAAACGTACCGTTTTCCATTTCTATATGCACAAACAGGAAGCGCTTATCCGACAAATGATTGGCAATATATATACCGAATGCAAAGGTTTCGGCAAGCATATCAGTCTGACCAAAGAGCAGCAACTCGCCTTGCGGACCGAAGAATTCATGAAACGCCGCTATGAATTCCGCCATAACACCCAAATCGGCGAGGTGGAATATCGTGAAAGGCTTTCTTTCCGTTTCCGTTTCAATCCTCTTGACAAACGTGCGCTGAACAGCATTGCCTTGGATGCGCAAATGGAAGGCATTCCGTTGTGGGACAGGGATATCAGCCGTTATGTCTACTCCAATCGCGTGCCCGTATTCAATCCGTTGGAAGATTTTCTCTACCGGCTTCCCGGGTGGGACGGCAAAGACCGTATCCGCGCGTTGGCAGCCACCGTTCCCTGTAAGAATCCGTATTGGACGGATTTATTCCACCGTTGGTTCCTCAATATGGTTTCTCATTGGAAAGGAAGCGATAAAAAGTATGCCAACAGTGTATCGCCCTTATTGGTCGGTCCGCAAGGAACGCGCAAATCTACCTTTTGCCGGAGCATAATGCCCCCTTCCGAGCGTGCCTACTATACCGACAGCATTGATTTCTCCCGAAAGAAAGATGCCGAACTTTATCTTAATCGTTTTGCGCTCATCAACATAGATGAATTTGATCAGGTGAGTTCGACGCAACAAGGCTTCCTGAAACATATTTTGCAAAAGCCTGTACTGAATGTGAGGAAACCCCATGGGAGTGCCGTGCTCGAAATGCGTCGTTACGCCTCGTTTATAGCTACGAGTAACCAAAAAGACTTGTTGACCGACCCTTCCGGTAGCCGTCGTTTTATTTGCATCGAAGTGACCGGAGTGATTGACACCAACCGTCCGATAGACTATGAGCAGCTTTATGCGCAAGCCATGTATGAATTGGAACATGGCGAGCGTTACTGGTTCGACCGGGAGGAAGAGAAGATTATGGTGGAAAACAACCGTGAATTTGAACAAGTTCCGCCGGAAGAGCAACTTTTCTTCCGTTATTTCCGTGCCGCGCAGTCGGAAGAAGGGGAGTGGTTGTCTCCTGCCGAGATTATGGAAGAAATCCAAAAAGGCAGTTCCATCCCGATGTCTGTCAAAAGGGTTAATTCTTTCGGGAGAATACTGAAAAAGCAGGAAATCCCTTCCAAACATACGCGTAGCGGTACACTCTATCATGTGGTAAGACTCATGAGCCGGTGA
- a CDS encoding tyrosine-type recombinase/integrase: MTQKKTIKEISVLWKEDKKQYVKQSTFAAYVLILENHINPTFGEMYELEERKVQEFTLQKLNNGLSKKSIKDILIVLKMILKFGVKHGFLDYKEWEIRFPTEEEKQHLEVLSISHQKRIMSFIQEHFTFKNLGIYICLSTGLRIGEVCALKWDDINIELGIISIKRTIERIYIIDGEKRHTELIINTPKTKNSIREIPITKELIRILKPLKKIVNGNYYILTNEEKPTEPRTYRNYYKRLMKDLNIPELKFHGLRHSFATRCIESNCDYKTVSVILGHSNISTTLDLYVHPNMEQKKKCIDRMFKGLK; this comes from the coding sequence ATGACTCAAAAGAAAACTATCAAAGAAATTTCCGTACTTTGGAAAGAAGACAAAAAGCAATATGTGAAACAATCAACATTTGCTGCGTACGTATTAATTCTTGAAAACCACATTAATCCGACATTTGGAGAGATGTATGAGTTAGAAGAAAGAAAAGTTCAAGAATTTACTCTTCAAAAGCTCAATAATGGATTAAGTAAAAAATCCATTAAAGATATTCTTATTGTACTGAAAATGATATTGAAATTTGGGGTAAAACATGGATTTCTAGATTATAAAGAATGGGAAATTAGGTTCCCAACAGAAGAAGAAAAGCAACATTTAGAAGTACTCAGTATCTCACATCAAAAACGAATCATGAGTTTTATCCAAGAACATTTCACATTCAAAAATTTAGGTATTTATATCTGTCTAAGTACCGGACTACGCATTGGAGAAGTATGCGCTTTAAAATGGGATGACATAAACATTGAATTAGGTATTATTTCTATAAAAAGAACCATTGAACGCATCTATATCATTGATGGAGAAAAAAGACATACGGAACTTATTATTAATACTCCAAAAACCAAAAACTCCATTCGTGAAATCCCAATTACAAAAGAATTAATCAGAATTTTAAAACCATTAAAAAAGATAGTGAATGGTAATTATTATATTCTAACTAATGAAGAAAAGCCGACAGAACCAAGAACGTATCGCAATTACTACAAAAGGCTTATGAAAGATTTGAATATCCCTGAATTAAAATTTCATGGACTCAGACATAGCTTTGCTACACGCTGTATAGAAAGCAATTGTGATTATAAAACTGTAAGTGTTATTTTAGGACATTCCAACATTAGTACGACTCTCGACCTTTATGTTCATCCTAATATGGAACAAAAGAAAAAGTGTATAGATAGAATGTTTAAAGGATTAAAATAA
- a CDS encoding restriction endonuclease subunit S: MANNSNKNKCNVPNLRFPEFCGEWETKSINDLADVIGGGTPDTTVKSYWDGEIQWFTPSEIGKNKFVDASLRTITEDGLNNSSAKLLPPNTILLSSRATIGECSLSLRECATNQGFQSLVSKKCNIDFLYYLIQTKKKDLIRKSCGSTFLEISANEVRKIQVSVPSDVEQQKIAELLSLIDKRIATQNKIIDKLQSLITGIAQKIVRSNKPNVHLSECLECKSSTLQESDVCEQSTYPVYGANGIVGYLDNYNTEGEAVYIIKDGSGVGTVSYVTGKCSATGTLNTLQAKEGYSLQYLYYLLKVFNFEPYKTGMAIPHIYFKDYGKAKVFCPSYTEQLQYARLLSAIESKLSIEKNILTSLSLQKQYLLRQMFI, translated from the coding sequence ATGGCAAATAATAGCAATAAAAATAAATGTAATGTTCCAAATTTGAGATTTCCGGAGTTTTGTGGGGAGTGGGAGACAAAATCAATAAACGATTTAGCAGATGTTATAGGCGGTGGTACACCCGACACAACAGTAAAATCATATTGGGATGGAGAAATACAATGGTTTACGCCTTCTGAAATAGGTAAAAATAAATTCGTTGATGCAAGTTTGCGTACCATAACAGAAGACGGACTAAACAATTCCAGTGCAAAGCTTTTGCCTCCCAATACGATACTTTTAAGTTCTCGTGCCACAATTGGAGAATGTTCATTATCTCTCAGAGAATGTGCTACAAACCAAGGTTTTCAATCTCTTGTATCTAAAAAATGCAATATAGATTTTCTCTACTATCTAATACAAACAAAAAAGAAAGATTTAATAAGGAAGTCTTGCGGCTCAACCTTTTTAGAGATTTCTGCAAATGAAGTTCGTAAAATTCAAGTATCTGTTCCATCTGATGTTGAGCAACAAAAGATTGCTGAGTTATTATCGTTGATAGATAAACGCATCGCCACCCAAAACAAAATTATTGACAAGTTGCAGTCCCTAATCACGGGAATTGCACAGAAGATAGTTCGCAGCAACAAGCCCAATGTTCACTTATCAGAATGCTTGGAATGTAAATCTTCAACCCTGCAAGAAAGTGATGTTTGTGAGCAAAGTACATATCCTGTGTATGGTGCAAATGGCATCGTTGGTTACCTCGATAATTATAATACAGAGGGTGAAGCCGTTTATATTATCAAAGATGGTTCTGGTGTAGGAACAGTTTCTTATGTTACAGGCAAATGCTCTGCAACAGGGACTTTAAATACTTTACAAGCAAAAGAAGGCTATTCACTCCAATACCTTTACTATCTGCTAAAAGTGTTTAATTTTGAGCCTTATAAGACTGGTATGGCTATACCTCACATCTACTTCAAGGACTATGGTAAAGCCAAGGTATTTTGCCCATCATATACAGAACAACTCCAATATGCTCGGTTATTGTCTGCAATAGAAAGCAAACTATCAATAGAAAAGAACATTCTAACAAGCCTAAGTTTGCAGAAGCAATATTTGCTTCGCCAGATGTTTATATGA